One window from the genome of Thermococcus siculi encodes:
- a CDS encoding ABC transporter substrate-binding protein has protein sequence MRQLFGVLLAALVVASVIASGCISGGGEKTTVTFLSTQLNPPEERAFVKDELLKPFSEEYNLEVNFVPIPYTDLITRLEGEEQTGKVTIDVIGDLHGGMDYMAAKGWLMDLNDMPQLKDRTFITTFDRYSHMHGIKAYVPWMSATYVMVVNKDAFKYLPEGLTEEDVMTGSGKWTYDALLQWAKNLKEATGQPQLGFPAGPKGLWHRFLHGYIYPSYTGYQAKKFNSPEAIEMWNYMKELWPYVNPSSTVWDSMSDPLLKGEVMIAWDHTARIKNAIETKPDQFVVVPVPRGPKGRGFIVVLAGLAIPKGAPHKDEAWKLIDYLTRPETQVKVLEKTGFFPTVEEASGKLPEGPLKILAEGVRAQASTQDALVVMIPNLGEKGGEFTSLYREAFERIVLKGEDPQKVLDELGEQMDAIFQELGVEEP, from the coding sequence ATGAGACAGCTGTTTGGAGTTTTACTTGCGGCTCTTGTAGTGGCTTCAGTGATAGCCAGCGGTTGCATAAGCGGTGGTGGCGAGAAGACTACCGTTACCTTCCTTTCTACCCAGCTGAACCCGCCGGAGGAGAGGGCTTTCGTTAAGGACGAACTCTTGAAGCCATTCTCCGAGGAGTACAACTTGGAGGTAAACTTCGTTCCCATACCATACACGGACCTCATCACGAGGCTTGAAGGCGAGGAGCAGACCGGAAAGGTGACGATCGACGTCATCGGCGACCTCCACGGCGGCATGGATTACATGGCCGCCAAGGGATGGCTCATGGATCTCAACGACATGCCCCAGCTGAAGGACAGGACGTTCATCACAACCTTTGACAGGTATTCCCACATGCACGGAATCAAGGCCTACGTGCCCTGGATGAGCGCCACCTACGTCATGGTTGTCAACAAGGATGCCTTCAAGTACCTCCCGGAGGGCCTCACCGAGGAGGACGTTATGACAGGAAGCGGAAAGTGGACCTACGATGCCCTCCTCCAGTGGGCCAAGAACCTCAAGGAGGCTACCGGTCAGCCGCAGCTCGGCTTCCCGGCCGGTCCGAAGGGACTCTGGCACAGGTTCCTCCACGGTTACATCTACCCGAGCTACACTGGCTACCAGGCCAAGAAGTTCAACAGCCCAGAGGCCATCGAGATGTGGAACTACATGAAGGAACTCTGGCCCTATGTTAACCCGTCCAGCACTGTGTGGGACTCGATGTCCGATCCGCTCCTCAAGGGGGAGGTCATGATTGCCTGGGACCACACGGCGAGGATTAAGAACGCTATAGAAACCAAGCCGGATCAGTTCGTTGTGGTTCCCGTTCCGAGGGGGCCGAAGGGCAGGGGATTCATAGTCGTCCTTGCCGGTCTTGCTATTCCGAAGGGTGCTCCCCACAAGGACGAGGCGTGGAAGCTCATAGACTACCTCACCAGGCCCGAGACCCAGGTCAAGGTTCTCGAGAAGACCGGTTTCTTCCCGACTGTCGAAGAGGCCAGCGGAAAGCTTCCGGAGGGACCCCTCAAGATACTCGCCGAGGGAGTCCGGGCACAGGCAAGCACCCAGGATGCGCTCGTGGTGATGATACCCAACCTCGGAGAGAAGGGCGGAGAATTCACCAGCCTTTACAGGGAGGCCTTTGAGAGGATAGTCCTCAAGGGTGAGGACCCGCAGAAGGTTCTCGACGAACTCGGAGAGCAGATGGACGCCATCTTCCAGGAGCTTGGTGTCGAGGAACCGTGA
- a CDS encoding Gfo/Idh/MocA family protein, producing MELRVGVVGCGNIFNLAHKNALRAVEGIRVAACMDIDGERAKAGAREFGAEPFTDLDEFLSLDLDVVEILTPTYTHAELAIKALKAGKHVIVEKPIALTVEEGEKMIKTAERQGLHLLVGHVRRFDRRWIQMKEIIKKRNILPMHIRKSEVQNLPFPKDYWYWDEGKSGGVALDLGVHVTDFLRWFFESEPVSVYAVGKAIKEEARANGTFDHFVMMIRFEGGRTGIAEVSWAYPYPSRYGVFYHHVDIIGKNGRIRYTPLDTPVVGVAKANFEMPRFSPLLSTFPDAFERELRHFFAVIKGKEEPAVTAEDALVALRIAERAKESARTGEVVEV from the coding sequence ATGGAACTGCGGGTCGGTGTGGTAGGATGTGGGAACATATTCAACCTCGCCCACAAAAACGCCCTGAGGGCTGTGGAAGGCATCAGAGTCGCCGCGTGCATGGACATCGATGGGGAGAGGGCGAAGGCCGGGGCGAGAGAGTTTGGCGCTGAACCCTTCACAGACCTTGACGAGTTTCTGAGCCTTGACCTTGACGTTGTGGAGATTCTGACCCCAACGTACACCCACGCGGAGCTGGCCATCAAGGCCCTCAAGGCAGGAAAGCACGTTATAGTCGAGAAGCCCATTGCCCTCACCGTCGAGGAAGGGGAGAAGATGATAAAGACCGCCGAGAGGCAAGGCCTCCATCTCCTCGTCGGCCACGTGAGGCGCTTCGATAGGAGATGGATCCAGATGAAAGAGATCATAAAGAAGCGCAACATTCTCCCCATGCACATCAGGAAGAGCGAGGTTCAGAACCTACCGTTTCCAAAGGATTACTGGTACTGGGATGAAGGAAAGAGCGGCGGCGTCGCCCTCGACCTCGGCGTCCACGTGACGGACTTCCTCCGCTGGTTCTTTGAGAGCGAACCGGTGAGCGTTTACGCTGTCGGAAAGGCCATAAAGGAAGAGGCCCGGGCCAACGGAACCTTCGACCACTTCGTCATGATGATACGGTTCGAGGGCGGAAGGACGGGGATAGCCGAGGTCAGCTGGGCGTACCCCTATCCGTCACGCTACGGCGTCTTCTACCACCACGTTGACATAATAGGAAAGAACGGCCGCATACGATACACTCCGCTCGACACCCCTGTCGTCGGTGTCGCAAAGGCCAACTTCGAGATGCCCCGCTTTTCCCCGCTGCTTTCGACGTTTCCGGATGCCTTCGAGAGGGAGCTGAGGCATTTCTTTGCCGTCATAAAGGGTAAGGAAGAGCCGGCTGTGACCGCAGAGGATGCCCTCGTAGCTCTCAGGATTGCAGAGAGGGCCAAGGAGAGCGCCCGGACGGGGGAGGTGGTGGAGGTATGA
- a CDS encoding ABC transporter ATP-binding protein has protein sequence MVEVKLENITKRFGNFEAVKGLNLTIKDGEFLVLLGPSGCGKTTTLRMISGLETPTEGRIYFGDRDVTYLPPKDRNISMVFQSYAVWPHMKVYDNIAFPLKVKKYPENEIRQRVKWAAELLQIEELLDRYPGQLSGGQRQRVAVARAIVVEPDVLLMDEPLSNLDAKLRVAMRAEIKKLQTKLGVTTIYVTHDQVEAMTMGDRIAVMNRGRLLQVGPPTEVYLKPNSLFVATFIGAPEMNVVAASVVEGEGLWLEGSGFKLKLPDDFRELLEGYIGKDVLLGIRPEHMTVKGVSTLEHVTRTAELEGVVDFIEALGTDTIVHAKVGDHIIKIKLPGHIPLPVGEKIKIGIDLDNIHIFDKQTEKAII, from the coding sequence ATGGTTGAGGTCAAGCTTGAGAACATCACCAAGAGGTTTGGAAACTTTGAGGCGGTTAAGGGACTGAACCTGACGATCAAGGACGGTGAATTCCTCGTTCTCCTCGGGCCGAGCGGCTGCGGAAAGACGACCACTCTGAGGATGATTTCGGGCCTTGAGACTCCAACGGAGGGCAGGATATACTTTGGGGACAGGGACGTTACGTATCTCCCCCCCAAGGACAGAAACATCTCCATGGTCTTCCAGAGCTACGCGGTGTGGCCCCATATGAAGGTCTACGACAACATAGCCTTCCCCCTCAAGGTGAAGAAGTACCCCGAGAACGAGATAAGGCAGCGCGTTAAGTGGGCGGCGGAGCTCCTTCAAATAGAGGAACTCCTCGACCGCTATCCGGGTCAGCTCTCAGGCGGGCAGAGACAGCGTGTTGCCGTTGCCAGAGCCATAGTGGTTGAACCCGACGTTCTTTTGATGGACGAGCCGCTGAGCAATCTGGATGCCAAACTCAGGGTTGCGATGCGCGCGGAGATAAAGAAGCTCCAGACGAAACTCGGCGTCACGACGATCTACGTCACCCACGACCAGGTGGAGGCAATGACGATGGGCGACAGGATAGCTGTCATGAACAGGGGACGGCTCCTCCAAGTTGGCCCTCCGACTGAGGTCTACCTCAAGCCCAACTCCCTCTTCGTTGCAACTTTCATAGGCGCCCCCGAGATGAACGTAGTTGCAGCGAGCGTCGTCGAGGGTGAGGGCCTATGGCTCGAGGGAAGCGGCTTCAAATTGAAGCTCCCGGACGACTTCAGGGAGCTTCTTGAGGGTTACATAGGAAAGGACGTCCTCCTAGGCATAAGGCCCGAGCACATGACGGTCAAGGGCGTCTCAACTCTGGAACACGTGACGAGGACGGCCGAACTGGAGGGAGTGGTTGACTTCATCGAGGCCCTTGGAACCGACACCATAGTCCACGCAAAGGTGGGCGACCACATAATCAAGATAAAGCTTCCCGGCCACATACCGCTCCCCGTCGGAGAAAAGATTAAAATAGGGATAGACCTTGACAATATCCACATCTTCGACAAGCAGACGGAAAAAGCGATAATCTGA
- a CDS encoding carbohydrate ABC transporter permease — protein sequence MERRSLIPYLLLLPAIIYLLGFIGYPLIQAFYLAFTKDGALSLDTVRRALSDYYFWDALRNTLLFAAVIVPIQLGLAVVLALFMNRTFKGRDLGIYALIIPLTISDVAAGLIWFSLLSPYGFVNKLLMNLGITNTPIYFFGYQFRTREFFVIVLAEIWRATSIVFVIILAGLQMISREYLEAAEVFGAGYWTRLRHIVLPMLKPSIQSALIIRTLFAMQIFGIVLILAGRDIPVLAAEGYRQMVDLKDPGVASIYALIIAGISLILAALYVKFLRAEYLEVSRQ from the coding sequence ATGGAGAGGCGCTCCCTCATCCCCTACCTTTTACTTTTGCCGGCCATTATATACCTGCTTGGTTTTATAGGCTACCCCTTAATTCAGGCGTTTTATCTCGCGTTTACCAAGGACGGCGCCCTTTCTCTGGACACCGTTAGGAGGGCACTCAGCGATTACTACTTCTGGGATGCCCTGAGGAACACCCTACTGTTTGCGGCGGTTATCGTACCCATACAGCTAGGTTTGGCCGTTGTATTGGCGTTGTTTATGAATCGCACGTTTAAGGGGCGTGATCTCGGTATCTATGCCCTTATAATCCCCCTGACCATAAGCGATGTGGCGGCGGGGTTGATATGGTTCTCCCTGCTCTCCCCCTATGGTTTTGTTAACAAGCTCTTGATGAACCTGGGGATAACCAACACCCCGATATACTTCTTCGGTTACCAGTTCAGGACGAGGGAGTTCTTCGTCATCGTGCTGGCCGAGATATGGAGGGCAACCTCCATAGTATTTGTGATAATCCTCGCTGGCCTTCAGATGATAAGCAGGGAATACCTCGAGGCGGCGGAGGTGTTTGGAGCCGGTTACTGGACGAGGCTCAGGCACATAGTCCTCCCGATGCTGAAGCCCAGCATTCAGAGCGCCCTCATAATCAGAACACTCTTCGCCATGCAGATATTCGGTATAGTCCTGATACTCGCAGGCAGGGACATACCTGTTCTCGCTGCTGAGGGATACCGTCAGATGGTGGACCTGAAGGATCCAGGAGTGGCCTCCATATACGCCCTCATAATAGCCGGTATCTCGCTTATACTGGCTGCCCTCTACGTGAAGTTCCTCCGGGCTGAGTACCTGGAGGTGAGCAGGCAATGA
- a CDS encoding Gfo/Idh/MocA family protein, with product MRKLNFGIISYAHPHALRYASVIAGGKHTRLVAVSGDGSNFDVAMAEAKKYGARFYRNYEELLKDGNVEAVYIAIETYRHKEVAIRAAEEGKHILLEKPIALSLRDADEVIKAAKRAGVKLMLPFNPRFTEPLGKAKEMLDNGEIGLLEYVHAISENVKPPIFLQGLDMSWFLDERKSGGGGFMDTAPHGIDSLLWLTGDVPKRVYADIGAKIYGFPVDDIGTAVLEFKNGVVAVLTAGWGNPKGYSYGLEIKYHLIGSEGFLDVRTAYPDFTVYQDKAEKVYWDRPDVRGIVESFARAVLDDGEVPISGEDAKKNLAIVLAAYKASEERRAVKLDL from the coding sequence ATGAGGAAGCTCAACTTCGGGATAATCAGCTACGCTCACCCGCATGCACTCCGCTACGCCTCCGTCATAGCTGGAGGGAAGCATACAAGACTTGTTGCTGTATCCGGCGACGGCTCTAACTTCGACGTGGCTATGGCAGAGGCGAAGAAGTACGGAGCACGGTTCTACAGGAACTACGAGGAGCTTCTGAAGGACGGGAACGTGGAGGCAGTCTACATTGCGATTGAGACATACAGGCACAAAGAGGTCGCCATAAGAGCTGCAGAGGAGGGTAAGCACATTCTCCTCGAGAAACCCATCGCACTGAGCCTCAGGGACGCGGACGAGGTGATAAAGGCCGCGAAGAGGGCAGGAGTGAAGCTGATGCTCCCCTTTAACCCCCGCTTTACTGAACCCCTCGGGAAGGCCAAGGAGATGCTTGACAACGGTGAGATTGGCCTTCTGGAATACGTCCACGCAATCTCGGAGAACGTTAAGCCACCGATATTCCTCCAGGGGCTGGACATGAGCTGGTTTCTGGACGAGAGAAAGTCCGGCGGCGGTGGCTTCATGGACACGGCACCTCACGGAATAGACTCTCTCCTGTGGCTGACTGGGGACGTGCCGAAGAGGGTCTACGCGGACATAGGTGCCAAGATATACGGCTTCCCTGTTGACGACATCGGCACGGCTGTTCTGGAGTTCAAGAACGGTGTAGTAGCGGTTCTCACTGCCGGCTGGGGCAATCCAAAGGGCTACTCCTACGGGCTGGAGATAAAGTACCACCTCATCGGGAGCGAGGGCTTCCTCGATGTGAGGACTGCCTATCCTGACTTCACGGTGTACCAGGACAAGGCCGAGAAGGTCTACTGGGACAGACCAGACGTGAGGGGAATCGTGGAGTCCTTTGCGCGGGCGGTGCTCGATGATGGAGAAGTCCCCATAAGCGGAGAGGATGCGAAGAAAAACTTGGCCATAGTCCTGGCGGCATACAAGGCGTCGGAGGAGAGGAGGGCTGTGAAACTGGATCTTTGA
- a CDS encoding carbohydrate kinase family protein, with translation MMVSIGEVLIDFIAVEEGNLKNVKAFEKHPGGAPANVAVGLSRLGVDSALVSKVGDDPFGDFLLERLHDEGVKTFVARDPERHTGIVFVQLIGARPEFILYDGVAYFNMGGEDFPDDVLESAELVHFGSVLFAREPSRSALFEALRDLKGKVPLSYDVNIRPDLWRGREDEMLGDIERALKLADIVKLGDGELAYLEENGINLEDFDFRLVAITKGAGGSELLSCGSRVHVPAYDVEPLDTTGAGDAFMAALLAGLHYSNLLGNGVLREDDLERLGRFANLIAALSTTQRGAWSVPKIENVALMREFRELHQRSRR, from the coding sequence ATGATGGTCTCAATCGGCGAAGTCCTCATAGACTTCATAGCCGTCGAAGAGGGGAATTTGAAGAACGTTAAGGCCTTTGAGAAGCACCCCGGGGGTGCCCCCGCCAACGTTGCGGTTGGCCTGTCGAGGCTCGGGGTTGATAGCGCGCTGGTAAGCAAGGTCGGAGATGACCCTTTTGGTGACTTCCTTCTCGAAAGGCTCCACGATGAGGGCGTGAAGACCTTCGTCGCCCGCGACCCCGAGAGGCACACGGGGATAGTCTTCGTCCAGCTTATAGGGGCCAGACCCGAGTTCATCCTCTACGACGGGGTTGCGTATTTCAACATGGGCGGAGAGGATTTCCCCGACGATGTCCTTGAAAGTGCAGAACTTGTCCACTTTGGGAGCGTTCTCTTCGCCAGGGAGCCTTCGCGTTCGGCCCTCTTTGAAGCCCTCAGAGATCTCAAGGGAAAGGTGCCGCTCAGCTACGACGTCAACATAAGGCCCGACCTCTGGCGCGGGAGGGAGGACGAAATGCTGGGGGATATAGAGAGGGCGCTGAAACTGGCGGACATCGTCAAGCTCGGGGACGGTGAGCTGGCCTATCTGGAGGAGAACGGGATAAATCTTGAGGATTTCGATTTCAGACTGGTGGCTATCACGAAAGGAGCCGGGGGAAGCGAGCTTCTGAGCTGTGGATCCAGGGTTCACGTGCCCGCCTATGACGTTGAGCCTCTCGACACGACCGGTGCTGGGGATGCATTCATGGCCGCTTTGCTGGCGGGGCTGCACTATTCAAACCTTCTCGGAAATGGGGTTCTCAGGGAGGATGACCTGGAAAGGCTCGGCCGCTTCGCAAACCTCATCGCGGCGCTCTCGACGACTCAGAGAGGGGCCTGGAGCGTCCCAAAAATAGAAAACGTGGCTTTAATGAGGGAGTTTCGGGAGCTTCACCAGCGCTCAAGGAGATAG
- a CDS encoding glycosyltransferase, with translation MRVIVGIPSYNNAETISFVVRQAAEGLKRHFGGGIVVNADGGSTDGTREAVLNTPVPDGVEVHSFVYKWPIPGKGSAMKELMEFAVEREADAIVFVDSDLRSIRPDWIRLLAGPIEEGYHFVAPLYIRHKWDGTITNNIAYPMTASLYGKNVRQPIGGDFGVSRKLMEVYLEDEEVWKTHVARFGVDIFLTTTAIARGFRIIQTALGMKIHDPKDPAASLGPMFNQVVGTLFMLMKQYEDAWKDVRAIEPVPVFGEFRKGEPEPVKVTLELLEIKAKELFSNYEPVLRRALAPATFEGVKEVLKTFEFDDRLWSHVLYDGAVAYRDGILEEAEPLVPLYFAKTADFVKRTMDMSTLEAEKLIKERAKVFLEEKDYLLERW, from the coding sequence ATGAGGGTCATCGTCGGAATTCCGAGCTACAACAACGCCGAGACAATCTCTTTCGTGGTTCGGCAGGCTGCCGAGGGACTCAAAAGGCATTTCGGCGGGGGAATTGTGGTAAACGCCGACGGGGGCAGCACCGATGGGACCCGGGAGGCGGTTCTCAATACTCCCGTTCCAGATGGGGTCGAGGTTCACAGCTTCGTCTACAAATGGCCGATACCCGGAAAGGGCAGTGCCATGAAGGAACTTATGGAGTTCGCCGTTGAGAGGGAAGCCGATGCCATAGTGTTCGTGGACAGCGACCTGAGGAGCATAAGGCCCGACTGGATACGCCTTCTCGCGGGGCCAATCGAGGAAGGTTACCACTTCGTGGCACCGCTCTACATAAGGCACAAGTGGGACGGGACGATAACCAACAACATAGCCTACCCGATGACCGCCTCGCTCTATGGAAAGAACGTCAGACAGCCCATCGGGGGAGACTTCGGGGTAAGCAGGAAGCTCATGGAGGTCTACCTCGAAGATGAGGAGGTCTGGAAGACCCACGTGGCCCGCTTTGGCGTCGATATCTTCCTCACCACGACCGCGATAGCGAGGGGATTCAGGATCATCCAGACCGCACTTGGGATGAAGATACACGACCCCAAGGATCCGGCGGCTTCCCTCGGCCCGATGTTCAACCAGGTCGTGGGCACTCTCTTCATGCTCATGAAGCAGTACGAGGACGCCTGGAAGGATGTTAGGGCGATAGAACCCGTTCCCGTCTTCGGCGAGTTCAGGAAAGGGGAGCCAGAGCCAGTGAAGGTAACCCTTGAACTCCTCGAGATAAAGGCCAAGGAGCTGTTCTCCAACTACGAACCCGTGTTAAGAAGAGCTTTAGCGCCGGCGACCTTCGAGGGTGTGAAAGAGGTTCTCAAGACCTTCGAGTTCGATGACAGGCTCTGGAGCCACGTCCTCTACGATGGGGCGGTTGCCTACAGGGACGGTATCCTCGAGGAGGCTGAACCCCTCGTCCCGCTCTACTTCGCGAAGACGGCTGACTTCGTAAAGAGGACGATGGACATGAGCACCCTGGAGGCGGAAAAGCTGATAAAGGAAAGGGCAAAGGTCTTCCTTGAGGAGAAGGACTATCTCCTTGAGCGCTGGTGA
- a CDS encoding TrmB family transcriptional regulator: protein MEEKEIKSLLREFGLNEYEVRAYLTLIKNGPLTAGELAALSEVPQPRIYDVIRTLMAKGFVTTSQGRPKQVIPLNPESVMEAMKRRYNEKIESLKTALERLYTPHGEVGSVTVVKSRITLEEYVKRAVNNANFHLSMALPLEFLKNLEDALKRKKEAGVHINLFTYGSGEVPPVASEIRMREVPDPIIVIQDREMGVYLPYEALTGGSSLHGYGLIIRDNNLLFMLDRYFYHALWPTGKVVHREKRELKLPKEYIHIRELVADVREFDLLGSRVEVTGRFVRSGEPVHITGKIVDFYEDEHKVVSNITVEAENGERYVVGGWNASLEDVEAEKVVIYP, encoded by the coding sequence ATGGAGGAGAAAGAGATAAAATCTCTCCTGAGGGAATTCGGCCTCAATGAGTACGAGGTTAGGGCTTACCTTACCCTAATAAAGAACGGGCCGTTGACTGCAGGGGAGCTGGCGGCCCTCTCGGAGGTTCCCCAGCCCAGGATATACGACGTTATCCGAACCCTCATGGCCAAGGGTTTCGTTACCACCAGTCAGGGACGTCCCAAGCAGGTGATACCACTAAACCCTGAGAGTGTAATGGAGGCCATGAAAAGGCGATACAATGAAAAGATAGAGAGTCTCAAAACTGCCTTGGAGAGGCTTTATACTCCCCACGGCGAAGTTGGCAGTGTTACCGTCGTGAAGAGCCGCATAACGCTTGAGGAGTACGTGAAAAGGGCCGTGAACAACGCAAACTTCCACCTGAGCATGGCGTTGCCTCTGGAGTTCCTCAAAAACCTCGAGGATGCCCTTAAGAGAAAGAAAGAAGCCGGCGTTCACATAAACCTCTTCACCTATGGTTCTGGGGAAGTTCCACCCGTGGCCAGTGAGATTCGGATGAGGGAGGTCCCCGACCCAATAATAGTGATCCAGGACAGGGAAATGGGCGTGTACCTACCCTATGAGGCCTTGACTGGGGGAAGTTCTCTCCACGGTTACGGTCTGATAATTCGGGACAACAACCTCCTCTTCATGCTCGACCGCTACTTCTACCATGCCCTTTGGCCCACGGGTAAGGTCGTCCATCGCGAGAAGAGGGAGCTGAAGCTTCCGAAGGAGTACATCCACATAAGGGAGTTGGTGGCGGACGTCAGGGAGTTCGACCTCCTGGGTTCACGGGTGGAGGTAACCGGTAGGTTCGTCCGTTCTGGAGAGCCTGTCCACATAACGGGAAAAATCGTTGACTTCTACGAGGACGAGCACAAGGTCGTCTCGAACATCACGGTCGAGGCTGAAAACGGGGAGCGCTACGTCGTGGGTGGCTGGAACGCCTCCCTTGAGGACGTGGAAGCAGAGAAAGTTGTCATCTACCCGTAA
- a CDS encoding carbohydrate ABC transporter permease, translated as MNDETKYLLKKIASYAVVFTLVLWIILPLFVTFLYGFTTAEDYYNPDKIIPTTFTTQYIETILFTLGAWDGIRNSIIVATMTIIISFILGIPAGYAMARYIFPGKDTIKLSIVGLRMFPVIVMAIPLVVLYINLHLIDTLLGVALAHTAMALPFVILITSSIFAGVSKELEEAALVFGLTRLGAFRKITLPLTLPGLAAAAMFTFVMSWNEVFMASILTLNNRTLPALILSIVAGAGGGAAPDYYKFAAAFIMTLPAMVFVFFTRKYLVTMWGITLK; from the coding sequence ATGAACGACGAGACAAAGTACCTCCTGAAGAAGATAGCCAGCTACGCCGTGGTTTTCACTCTGGTACTGTGGATAATCCTCCCCCTCTTCGTCACCTTCCTCTATGGATTCACTACTGCCGAAGACTACTACAACCCGGATAAGATAATTCCCACTACGTTCACCACTCAGTACATCGAGACGATACTCTTCACACTCGGCGCATGGGATGGGATACGAAACAGTATAATCGTTGCAACTATGACGATAATAATAAGCTTCATCCTCGGCATTCCAGCCGGATACGCCATGGCCCGTTACATCTTCCCTGGAAAGGACACAATAAAGCTCTCGATAGTTGGCCTCAGAATGTTCCCTGTAATAGTCATGGCAATTCCTCTCGTCGTCCTCTACATCAACCTTCACCTCATAGACACTCTCCTGGGAGTTGCCCTCGCTCACACCGCCATGGCACTGCCCTTCGTTATACTGATAACGTCCAGCATATTCGCCGGGGTTTCAAAGGAGCTAGAGGAGGCGGCCCTGGTCTTCGGCCTCACCCGCCTGGGGGCCTTCAGGAAGATAACCCTACCGCTCACACTGCCGGGACTCGCGGCCGCGGCAATGTTCACCTTCGTCATGAGCTGGAACGAGGTCTTCATGGCCTCAATTTTAACGCTCAACAACAGGACTCTGCCGGCTCTGATACTCTCGATAGTTGCCGGCGCCGGCGGTGGGGCCGCCCCGGACTACTACAAGTTCGCGGCGGCCTTCATAATGACGCTCCCAGCCATGGTGTTCGTGTTCTTCACCAGGAAGTATCTGGTGACCATGTGGGGTATAACGCTCAAGTGA
- a CDS encoding glycerate kinase type-2 family protein: MDTKRIALAIMDAALNAADPYMAVRRNLGFVNGKLAVSGEEFEVSGRIYLLAFGKAACAMAGAAVDVLGEKLEEGIIVTKYGYAGNCPQKPNLRVIEAGHPTPDENSLLGAKLGVELAEKVGPDDILLVLISGGGSALFLLPEEGISLEDKIKTNELLLKSGAKIYEINTVRKHISAVKGGKLAKRVRGTVISLILSDVVGDHLETIASGPTVKDPTTFQDAYRILKLYNVWEKLPESVRRHIDRGLNGEAEETLKEDLPNVHNFVVGSGTMACDAAKKKAEEFGFNAAVLTTTLEGEAREIALAIGSIVQEIARYDRPVPKPAVLIAGGEWTVTIEGKAGLGGPNQEFALSIARKIAGLNAVVLAVDTDGTDGPTDAAGGIVDGRTLEKLEKAGIDVEEALKRHDAYHALERAGALLKTGPTGTNVNSLVVAVVPRNSGEG; encoded by the coding sequence ATGGACACCAAGAGGATCGCGCTGGCCATTATGGATGCTGCTCTGAATGCCGCCGACCCCTACATGGCCGTTAGGAGAAATCTTGGATTTGTGAATGGAAAGCTAGCGGTATCGGGAGAGGAGTTCGAGGTTTCTGGAAGGATATACCTCCTCGCCTTCGGAAAGGCCGCCTGTGCAATGGCAGGGGCCGCCGTTGATGTTCTCGGTGAGAAGCTTGAAGAAGGGATCATTGTCACCAAGTACGGCTACGCCGGAAACTGCCCTCAAAAGCCGAACCTGAGGGTTATAGAGGCTGGACATCCAACTCCCGATGAGAACTCCCTCCTGGGGGCCAAACTCGGCGTCGAACTGGCCGAAAAGGTCGGCCCCGACGACATCCTCCTCGTTCTCATCTCCGGCGGCGGCTCAGCCCTCTTTCTCCTCCCGGAGGAGGGGATAAGCCTTGAGGACAAAATCAAAACGAACGAACTCCTTTTGAAGAGCGGGGCGAAGATCTACGAGATAAACACCGTCAGGAAGCACATCTCGGCAGTCAAGGGCGGAAAGCTGGCCAAGAGGGTTAGAGGAACGGTAATAAGCCTCATCCTCTCCGATGTAGTTGGAGATCACCTCGAGACCATAGCCTCTGGTCCGACCGTTAAAGACCCCACTACTTTCCAGGATGCCTACCGGATTTTGAAGCTCTACAACGTCTGGGAGAAGCTCCCTGAGAGCGTTAGGAGACACATAGATCGTGGATTAAATGGAGAAGCAGAGGAGACGCTGAAGGAGGATCTACCGAACGTCCACAACTTCGTTGTGGGAAGTGGGACGATGGCGTGTGATGCCGCCAAAAAGAAGGCCGAAGAGTTTGGATTCAACGCGGCAGTATTGACCACCACTCTTGAAGGTGAGGCAAGGGAGATTGCCCTAGCCATAGGCTCTATAGTTCAGGAGATAGCCAGATACGACCGCCCGGTTCCAAAGCCGGCCGTCCTCATAGCCGGTGGCGAGTGGACTGTGACGATTGAAGGAAAAGCCGGGCTCGGTGGCCCGAACCAGGAGTTCGCTTTAAGCATAGCACGGAAGATAGCCGGGCTGAACGCGGTTGTTCTGGCGGTTGATACTGACGGGACCGACGGTCCAACGGACGCCGCCGGTGGAATCGTGGACGGGAGAACACTTGAAAAGCTGGAGAAAGCCGGCATAGACGTTGAAGAAGCCCTCAAAAGGCACGATGCCTACCATGCCCTCGAAAGGGCCGGCGCGCTCCTCAAGACAGGCCCGACCGGGACGAACGTCAACTCGCTTGTGGTGGCGGTAGTTCCCAGAAATTCGGGGGAAGGTTAG